A genomic region of Pseudochaenichthys georgianus chromosome 12, fPseGeo1.2, whole genome shotgun sequence contains the following coding sequences:
- the polm gene encoding DNA-directed DNA/RNA polymerase mu: MVPLKRRKVSSGAGKTGNTWSGVPAKFPQVVLFLLERKMGASRRAFLSQLGQKKGFQVEELFSESVTHVISENNSGDEVRTWLDSQIGGQCRTPALLLDISWYTESMKAGHPVEILDRHKLQEQQVDESKEVESIVPSYACQRRTTLENHNTVFTDALSLLAENAELSDEDGRGVAFRRAAAVLKALHSPVTDLLQLRGLPCLGGHSLRVIKDVLENGASSEVECTKQSERFKALKVLTGIFGVGAKTAERWIREGIHSLPQLQDSAHTLNRAQQAGLEHYDDLNQPVTKAEGDAIGEIVEKAVVSVLPGAQITLIGGFRRGKLTGHDVDFLITHPEEGREVGLMPKVVSWLESKGFLLYQKTTRNSYLESKDGPARPSSNMDRFERCFSIFKLPEDAKEGTKQTETLTEETPEDTGRLTTPSLVKDEGSESTKGANLKPWRAVRVDLVVSPISQFAFALLGWTGSKLFERELRRWAGHEKAMSLSSHALYDNTQSKYLRASSEEEIFAHLGLEYIPPSERNA; this comes from the exons ATGGTGCCGTTGAAGAGAAGGAAAGTCTCCTCAGGTGCTGGGAAAACTGGGAATACTTGGAGTGGAGTACCTGCCAAATTCCCTCAGGTGGTTTTATTCCTGTTGGAAAGGAAAATGGGAGCCAGTCGAAGAGCATTTCTCTCTCAGCTCGGTCAAAAGAAAGGATTTCAGGTGGAGGAGTTGTTCAG TGAGAGCGTCACACATGTGATTTCTGAGAATAACTCTGGAGATGAGGTCAGGACATGGCTGGACTCACAGATTGGAGGTCAGTGCAGGACACCGGCTCTCCTTCTGGACATCAGCTGGTACACAGAGAGCATGAAGGCGGGACATCCTGTTGAAATCCTGGACAGACATAAACTACAG GAGCAACAGGTTGATGAATCGAAGGAGGTGGAGAGTATCGTGCCGAGCTACGCCTGTCAGAGAAGGACCACCCTGGAGAACCACAACACCGTCTTCACT GATGCGCTGTCTCTCCTGGCTGAAAACGCTGAGCTCAGTGACGAGGACGGACGAGGCGTTGCGTTCCGACGAGCCGCCGCCGTGCTGAAGGCTCTCCACAGCCCGGTGACAGACCTGCTGCAGCTCAGAGGGCTGCCCTGTCTGGGAGGACATTCACTCAGAGTCATCAAA GACGTTTTGGAAAATGGAGCATCCAGTGAAGTGGAGTGTACAAAGCAGTCAGAGCGGTTTAAAGCACTGAAG GTGTTAACAGGTATTTTTGGGGTTGGAGCAAAAACAGCAGAGCGATGGATCAGAGAGGGGATACACAGCCTTCCTCAGTTACAGGACtccgcacacacactcaatagAGCTCAAcaagcag GTCTGGAGCACTATGATGACCTCAACCAGCCGGTCACTAAGGCCGAGGGTGACGCCATTGGAGAGATTGTGGAGAAAGCTGTCGTGTctgtgttgccaggggcacagATTACTCTGATAGGAGGTTTCAGGAG AGGGAAGCTGACAGGCCATGACGTGGACTTCCTGATAACACACCCAGAGGAGGGCAGAGAGGTGGGGCTGATGCCTAAAGTCGTGTCCTGGTTGGAATCAAAG GGTTTCTTGTTGTACCAGAAAACTACAAGAAACTCTTACCTGGAGTCAAAGGACGGTCCTGCTCGGCCTTCCTCCAACATGGACCGCTTCGAGAGGTGTTTCTCCATCTTTAAACTGCCTGAGGATGCGAAAGAAGGAACAAAACAAACAGAGACGCTGACAGAAGAGACACCTGAGGACACGGGTCGTCTTACAACCCCCTCGTTGGTTAAAGATGAAGGAAGTGAGTCGACAAAAGGTGCCAATCTCAAACCATGGAGAGCCGTCAGAGTGGACCTGGTGGTGTCGCCCATCAGCCAGTTTGCTTTTGCGCTGCTGGGCTGGACCGGATCAAAG TTGTTTGAGAGAGAGCTGCGCCGCTGGGCGGGGCACGAGAAGGCCATGTCTCTGAGCAGCCACGCTCTGTACGATAACACACAG aGCAAGTACCTGAGAGCTTCATCAGAGGAGGAGATCTTTGCTCATCTCGGTCTGGAGTACATCCCTCCGTCAGAGAGAAACGCCTGA